In the Quercus lobata isolate SW786 chromosome 5, ValleyOak3.0 Primary Assembly, whole genome shotgun sequence genome, one interval contains:
- the LOC115988665 gene encoding chaperone protein dnaJ 8, chloroplastic: protein MAAAAAGIIGGNGCSSSSSSSWFKLRDRQRKKKMANRVMFCSASSVIDPYKTLKIQPGASESDVKKAFRQLALQYHPDVCRGSNCGVQFHKINEAYDVVMSNLREESSVSKMYESYYEEDVDEPMRGMDDPDWDLWEEWMGWEGAGIRDYSSHINPYI, encoded by the exons atggCCGCTGCTGCTGCTGGAATTATTGGTGGAAATGggtgttcttcttcttcctcttcttcttggTTTAAGCTGAGAGATaggcaaaggaagaagaagatggcgAATAGGGTTATGTTTTGTTCTGCTTCTTCTGTGATTGATCCTTACAAGACTTTGAAAATCCAACCTGGTGCCTCTGAATCTGATGTCAAGAAGGCTTTCAGACAGCTTGCTTTGCAG TATCATCCGGACGTATGCAGAGGAAGCAATTGTGGAGTGCAGTTTCACAAAATCAATGAAGCTTATGAT GTTGTGATGAGTAATTTGAGGGAGGAATCGAGTGTATCGAAGATGTATGAGTCTTACTATGAGGAGGATGTTGATGAGCCGATGAGAGGAATGGATGATCCTGATTGGGATTTGTGGGAAGAGTGGATGGGATGGGAAGGAGCAGGAATTCGTGACTATTCCTCTCATATTAATCCCTATATTTAA